The uncultured Methanomethylovorans sp. genome contains a region encoding:
- the csa3 gene encoding CRISPR-associated CARF protein Csa3, producing MTDSTLITTLYTLEPVLICVTRLSPSKIIILTEENAAEKKVQAEQLLEATFGKIIEIKKAITSLYDPVRVAQDIATLIEKEHALGRKVLINVSGGRKPQAFGALFGAYARSDMVARIVYVTEEDNFIIDFPVLSFNISPTKKMILELVQNGTVAVESIAMSVGISKGMAYNHLRELKSMGYITDGDGYKITDSGRLAVI from the coding sequence ATGACAGATTCTACTCTTATTACCACATTATACACCCTTGAACCTGTGTTGATTTGTGTTACAAGGCTCTCTCCCTCTAAGATCATTATATTGACAGAAGAAAATGCTGCGGAAAAAAAGGTGCAGGCTGAACAGCTGCTGGAAGCTACGTTTGGCAAGATCATAGAGATCAAGAAGGCGATCACTTCCCTTTACGATCCTGTCAGAGTTGCACAGGATATAGCAACACTGATAGAAAAAGAGCATGCGTTAGGAAGAAAAGTGCTGATAAACGTTTCTGGAGGCAGGAAACCCCAGGCTTTTGGTGCTCTATTTGGTGCCTATGCACGCAGTGACATGGTAGCACGGATAGTGTATGTTACTGAGGAAGATAATTTCATTATTGATTTCCCTGTGCTCAGTTTCAATATTTCTCCAACAAAAAAGATGATTTTGGAACTTGTCCAGAATGGCACAGTTGCAGTCGAGTCTATAGCAATGAGTGTAGGTATCTCTAAAGGTATGGCCTATAACCATCTAAGAGAACTGAAATCCATGGGATACATCACAGACGGTGATGGATATAAGATAACTGATTCCGGTAGGCTTGCTGTGATATAA
- a CDS encoding ATP-dependent DNA helicase, protein MPKLNAGQSKAVSYTSGPLLILAGPGSGKTLTITEKVMHLIDIGISPERILALTFSEKAAEEMQERVEKNIDYVSGITVSTFHSFCNNIIREFSFDLGINSGAKLISKEHSNIWGIKHIDTFGFESINIPASPYDLIDSLLEGVSQFQDHLVLPSDIHSYVEAQLSSGAGLAEDKIDTLLKMQDLARFYEHYRKYKHNNSFLDYDDMISMCCLLFESNNVVRNKVKSRYDYILVDEFQDTNYSQLYLVNLLVNGNSLTCVADDDQCIYRFRGAYLSNIRQLEEFYKDLEKIDLSINYRSTSQIVELSRQLIGFNPEREEKKIVSANGNGSKVKIVKAPDDTSEAEWVASEINRLVNKEGLQPKDIYILTRKRADGKKFSDALCKYLLPVEYVGALQLNQFPIVQEAIAYMRIVADPFSNGVAFAKVFGREGLSEHNLQRINVLARRLSREDAVQGDGIYSVLLHHLEETGITQEPLVRSFVQRLEELISYKKKYQPSDTVKHLLMDATDIYRSQLHEDTAQARKNIRIINSLISMVEDLELIDGGSGFEAVIEHLDLVFNFEIEEGESTDDNTVKVMTIHQSKGKEAKVVFVCDMAARHLPLQLTRKKFTVPIELAKGVQRDADEKTLHIEEERRLAYVAMTRAKEHLYLVFPEKYEGNKRGVKPSEFLEQISYENNPLVEVIEAPLCEKRCNLVENSALKRKKDEFERLVRIYTNQGQLKQAVESLVVIAQIQELESKGNLQAFDVSDFLRVSPMPPNELEALMDGRLPPLVDKEMHFSASGIKMYEDCPLKFKYSYVLKIPTPQKAFFQLGTDVHAVFEKMSRLKMQGEVPDISKAREVLDATWNPHVFDSRTKEQQEYSKMQKMLDFWMDFERHNTNETVEVEGEFEIKLGGARFGGYIDRLDRTPEGDYIVIDYKTGTTDLSKNKLKKDVQIALYCMAVKKKYGKLPVQAGHMYVNPELAELRLVDVSEEGVEAVVSRVREIVGRILEEDFDVKEEPNCRFCDYKGICELQNCK, encoded by the coding sequence ATGCCAAAACTCAATGCAGGTCAATCAAAAGCAGTATCTTATACTTCCGGTCCCCTGCTCATCCTTGCGGGTCCTGGTTCAGGGAAGACCCTAACAATCACAGAAAAAGTTATGCACCTTATTGATATTGGCATATCTCCAGAGAGGATACTTGCTCTTACTTTCTCAGAGAAGGCTGCTGAAGAGATGCAGGAGAGAGTAGAGAAGAACATCGACTATGTAAGTGGAATTACAGTTTCAACGTTCCATTCTTTTTGTAATAACATCATCAGAGAATTCTCTTTTGACCTGGGCATAAACTCCGGCGCTAAACTAATCTCAAAGGAGCACTCCAACATATGGGGTATCAAGCATATAGATACATTTGGATTTGAGAGCATCAATATCCCCGCATCCCCGTATGACCTTATAGACAGCCTGCTTGAAGGTGTTTCCCAGTTCCAGGATCACCTAGTTCTTCCTTCAGATATTCACTCTTACGTTGAAGCACAACTTTCCTCTGGGGCAGGATTAGCTGAAGATAAAATTGACACGTTGCTGAAAATGCAGGATCTCGCCAGGTTTTACGAGCATTATCGGAAGTACAAGCATAATAACAGCTTCCTTGATTATGATGACATGATCTCTATGTGCTGTCTACTTTTTGAGAGCAACAATGTTGTTCGGAACAAAGTTAAAAGCCGCTATGATTACATCCTTGTTGATGAGTTCCAAGATACGAATTATTCCCAGCTGTACCTTGTAAACCTCTTGGTAAACGGCAATAGTCTTACCTGTGTGGCAGACGATGATCAGTGTATTTACAGATTCCGTGGTGCTTATCTTTCTAACATAAGACAATTGGAGGAATTCTACAAGGATCTCGAAAAGATAGACCTCAGCATCAATTATCGTTCCACTTCTCAGATAGTAGAACTATCCAGGCAGCTTATCGGATTCAATCCAGAGAGGGAAGAAAAGAAAATAGTTTCTGCCAATGGTAACGGTTCAAAAGTGAAGATTGTGAAGGCACCTGACGATACAAGCGAAGCTGAGTGGGTAGCATCAGAGATCAATAGGCTGGTAAACAAAGAAGGCCTGCAACCTAAGGATATCTATATCCTTACAAGGAAACGTGCAGATGGTAAGAAGTTCAGTGATGCTCTGTGCAAATACCTCTTACCCGTGGAGTACGTGGGTGCATTGCAACTGAACCAGTTCCCAATAGTTCAGGAGGCTATTGCCTATATGCGGATTGTGGCAGATCCCTTTTCCAATGGTGTGGCCTTTGCCAAAGTATTTGGAAGAGAAGGTTTGAGTGAGCATAACCTGCAGAGGATCAATGTGCTGGCACGTAGATTGAGCAGGGAAGATGCAGTTCAGGGTGATGGTATCTATTCGGTTCTGCTTCACCATCTTGAAGAAACTGGCATTACTCAGGAACCACTGGTAAGGTCTTTTGTACAGAGACTAGAAGAACTTATTAGTTACAAGAAAAAATACCAGCCATCTGACACAGTCAAGCATCTGCTGATGGATGCAACAGACATCTATCGTTCCCAACTGCATGAGGATACGGCACAAGCCAGGAAAAATATCAGGATAATTAATTCACTTATCAGCATGGTGGAAGATCTAGAGCTTATTGACGGTGGTTCGGGGTTTGAGGCCGTTATTGAACATTTAGACCTTGTGTTCAACTTTGAGATAGAAGAAGGTGAGTCCACTGATGATAATACTGTGAAAGTGATGACCATCCATCAGTCCAAAGGAAAGGAAGCAAAAGTTGTCTTTGTGTGCGATATGGCCGCAAGACACCTTCCTCTGCAGCTTACCCGCAAAAAGTTCACGGTACCCATCGAACTTGCAAAAGGTGTACAGCGGGATGCAGATGAGAAAACATTGCATATTGAGGAAGAGAGAAGGCTTGCCTATGTGGCTATGACAAGGGCCAAGGAACATTTGTACCTTGTATTCCCAGAGAAGTATGAAGGTAATAAGCGCGGCGTAAAACCCAGTGAATTTCTGGAGCAGATATCTTATGAGAACAATCCTCTGGTGGAGGTCATTGAAGCTCCCTTGTGTGAGAAAAGATGTAATTTGGTGGAAAATTCCGCTCTCAAGAGGAAAAAGGATGAGTTCGAGAGACTTGTCAGGATCTACACCAATCAGGGTCAGCTGAAACAGGCTGTGGAGTCGCTGGTAGTGATCGCACAGATACAGGAGCTGGAAAGTAAGGGAAACCTGCAGGCTTTTGATGTTTCGGACTTTCTGCGTGTCAGTCCCATGCCCCCGAATGAACTGGAAGCGCTGATGGACGGCAGGCTGCCGCCACTTGTAGACAAGGAGATGCATTTTTCCGCGTCAGGTATCAAGATGTATGAGGATTGTCCACTGAAATTCAAGTACTCTTACGTGCTCAAGATACCAACGCCACAGAAGGCCTTTTTCCAGCTTGGAACAGATGTGCATGCAGTATTTGAAAAAATGTCAAGGCTCAAGATGCAGGGAGAAGTCCCTGACATCTCCAAGGCCAGGGAAGTGCTGGATGCCACATGGAATCCACATGTATTTGATTCTAGGACAAAAGAGCAGCAGGAATACTCAAAGATGCAGAAGATGCTGGACTTCTGGATGGACTTCGAACGGCACAATACTAACGAGACAGTGGAAGTGGAAGGAGAATTCGAGATAAAACTCGGTGGGGCCAGGTTCGGAGGATATATTGACCGTCTGGACAGGACACCCGAAGGAGATTATATTGTCATTGACTACAAAACCGGTACGACCGATTTGAGCAAGAACAAGCTGAAGAAAGACGTACAGATTGCACTGTACTGCATGGCTGTGAAGAAAAAGTATGGGAAACTACCTGTGCAGGCAGGCCACATGTATGTCAATCCTGAGCTTGCCGAGCTAAGATTGGTGGATGTAAGTGAAGAGGGTGTCGAAGCTGTGGTTAGCAGGGTCAGGGAGATAGTTGGTAGGATTCTGGAAGAGGATTTTGATGTGAAGGAGGAGCCGAACTGTCGGTTCTGTGATTATAAGGGGATATGCGAGTTACAAAACTGTAAGTAA
- a CDS encoding DEAD/DEAH box helicase, whose protein sequence is MNAILIDKLTEDVLKDQYFKDLFFKASNLLSAELFNLPTRDIELTEQEYVHLLRFADILSNSSDSKARNKSYQIISILNHAYKEDPTYRTYSKAVFAKLGNFPAIEYLEKKDKNPAQLPFDRNLEKTAKEIIQSVPDTEGLIFTDIQYALFTKLKNSKLFSFSGPTSMGKSFIIKSFIREVLRNTPRENLVIMVPTRALINQFTLDLKSELGKYIEEYGYKIVTNSNVSDLLEDNSNYIFILTPERLLSYLSKKDNPSLGFIFVDEAHKIASHNDLRSVTAYKAIEKTLQTFTDINLYFASPNVSNPEIFLEVFNKNPTRNFHTVEAPVSQNLFFINMLELSVSHYIDDYIKIFNPGLLSDLRETNNLIKYLGKNDYNIVYCNSKTTTIEKSFQFTNIVNKEEFLISQETKKAIKQIKSYIHEDFYLASFLEVGVAYHFGSLPQLVRNLVENLYREGHVKYLFCTSTLLEGVNLPTKNIFILVNKNGRSQFTDIDFWNLAGRAGRLKKELSGNIYCIKDDASNWKNTTVLQQKDNIKLKATINKKTDTEKDLKKIEKTLLNKDIKNATLTEKEILEYIANIICIDTLKIDRGYQSPVIQKLIEKNKSELISIAQNKAEKLKIPLSVLNSNQSIDIEIQNKVYNSIIERKDTSSVLLPKKVDYYNCLEVLLQFYDYYEWSKKEKNLKNRSSLSYFALLMNQWINGTSLNQIIKESIDYYESNGRHIYIAHEDAGIFNKNNKEHINTLISNIIEDIEGTLRYSFEKYFTHYYASLVEIFGEENAGANWSQFLEYGTQNRLSIALQNLGVSRHTANYILEKHKNALIIENNKLKGINKNKLFADVDKTNIEYEEIKSIFGY, encoded by the coding sequence ATGAATGCAATTCTAATAGACAAATTAACCGAAGACGTTCTTAAAGACCAATATTTTAAAGATTTGTTCTTTAAAGCTTCAAATTTGTTATCAGCTGAGTTATTCAATTTGCCAACAAGAGATATAGAACTCACAGAACAAGAGTATGTACACTTACTCAGATTTGCTGATATTCTTTCAAATTCTTCTGATTCTAAAGCACGTAACAAATCCTATCAAATTATTAGCATATTGAACCATGCCTATAAAGAAGATCCAACTTATCGAACTTATTCGAAAGCTGTTTTTGCGAAGTTAGGAAATTTTCCAGCAATTGAATATCTAGAAAAAAAAGATAAAAACCCAGCACAATTGCCTTTTGATAGGAATTTAGAGAAAACAGCTAAAGAGATTATACAATCAGTTCCAGATACAGAAGGCCTAATATTTACAGATATACAATATGCATTATTCACTAAACTCAAAAATTCAAAATTATTCAGTTTTTCTGGTCCTACTTCTATGGGAAAATCATTCATTATAAAATCATTTATAAGAGAAGTACTTCGAAATACTCCTAGGGAAAATTTGGTTATAATGGTCCCAACAAGAGCATTAATAAACCAGTTTACTCTTGATTTAAAAAGTGAGCTTGGAAAATATATTGAAGAATATGGATACAAGATTGTAACAAATTCCAATGTAAGTGATTTATTAGAAGACAACTCTAACTATATTTTTATTCTTACACCTGAAAGACTATTAAGTTACTTATCTAAAAAGGATAATCCTTCATTAGGTTTTATTTTTGTTGATGAAGCACATAAAATTGCATCACATAATGATTTGAGGAGTGTAACTGCCTATAAAGCTATTGAAAAAACATTGCAGACATTCACGGATATAAATTTGTACTTTGCATCTCCAAATGTATCTAATCCTGAAATTTTTCTAGAGGTCTTTAATAAGAATCCTACCAGAAATTTTCATACAGTAGAGGCGCCGGTATCTCAAAATTTGTTTTTTATAAATATGTTAGAATTATCAGTATCACATTATATTGATGACTATATTAAAATTTTCAATCCCGGATTACTTTCTGATCTTCGTGAGACGAACAATCTCATCAAATATTTGGGTAAAAATGATTACAACATTGTTTATTGTAATTCAAAGACAACAACCATCGAAAAGTCATTCCAATTTACGAATATTGTAAACAAAGAAGAGTTTCTGATTTCTCAAGAAACAAAGAAAGCAATAAAACAGATTAAGAGTTACATTCATGAAGATTTCTACTTAGCTTCATTTTTGGAAGTAGGAGTTGCCTACCATTTTGGAAGTCTTCCCCAATTAGTCCGAAATCTGGTAGAAAATCTATATAGAGAGGGGCATGTAAAATACCTTTTTTGCACATCTACTTTGTTAGAAGGTGTAAATCTTCCTACTAAAAATATATTTATACTTGTTAATAAAAATGGTAGATCACAGTTTACAGATATTGATTTTTGGAATCTTGCCGGTAGAGCTGGGAGGTTGAAAAAGGAATTATCTGGAAATATATATTGTATTAAAGATGATGCAAGCAATTGGAAAAATACAACAGTTTTACAACAAAAAGATAATATTAAACTCAAAGCAACTATAAACAAAAAAACAGACACTGAGAAAGATTTAAAGAAAATTGAAAAAACACTTTTAAATAAGGATATTAAAAATGCTACTCTCACAGAAAAAGAAATATTAGAGTATATTGCAAATATTATTTGCATTGATACGCTGAAAATAGATCGCGGATATCAAAGTCCAGTTATTCAGAAATTAATTGAGAAAAATAAATCTGAACTAATTTCAATTGCACAGAATAAAGCGGAAAAATTAAAAATTCCACTGAGTGTATTAAATTCTAATCAATCAATTGATATTGAGATTCAAAATAAGGTATACAATTCAATTATTGAAAGAAAAGATACTTCATCTGTTTTATTACCTAAAAAAGTAGACTATTATAATTGCTTAGAGGTATTATTACAATTTTATGATTATTATGAATGGAGTAAAAAGGAGAAAAATCTAAAGAATAGAAGTTCATTGAGTTATTTTGCTTTGCTTATGAACCAATGGATTAATGGAACTTCTCTTAACCAGATAATAAAGGAATCAATAGACTATTATGAATCTAATGGTAGACATATATACATTGCACATGAAGATGCTGGAATATTTAACAAAAATAACAAAGAACACATTAACACACTTATAAGTAACATAATTGAAGACATTGAAGGAACATTGAGATATTCATTTGAAAAGTATTTTACTCATTATTATGCGAGTTTAGTTGAGATTTTTGGAGAGGAGAATGCGGGAGCAAATTGGTCACAATTTTTAGAATATGGTACACAAAATAGATTATCTATCGCCCTTCAGAATTTAGGAGTTTCTAGACACACTGCGAACTATATACTAGAAAAACATAAAAATGCACTCATAATTGAGAACAATAAATTGAAAGGAATAAATAAAAACAAATTATTTGCAGATGTAGATAAGACAAATATTGAATATGAAGAAATCAAATCAATTTTTGGCTATTAA
- a CDS encoding DUF1837 domain-containing protein, which produces MLPKKEIGQDFLNLFYHDIIDLDLENQNKLNLFILKIANNRFAYDELINELYDNIITFSLSRHELDSFKNSQGGKKFIAARDKFRDYTSNEGEFGEVLLYCFLESHLDAPKILTKLEIKTSNNDYVKGADGVHLLRLNDADFQLVFGESKLDSDLKSGIYDAFRSIAEFLDDKKNKVRFESNLINSQLVKESVESSTYEFLKKIIIPSANEDEYNIDKSFGIFLGFDIEIDDKIKNLSNAEFRRYLRDTTKKSVISSVESIKKQIDKKKLWGYTFYLYVVPFTELKEIRKNIIEKLTT; this is translated from the coding sequence ATGTTACCGAAAAAAGAGATTGGACAAGATTTTTTAAATCTTTTTTATCATGATATAATTGATTTGGATTTAGAAAATCAAAACAAGTTAAATCTCTTTATTTTGAAGATAGCTAACAACCGGTTTGCTTATGATGAACTAATAAATGAATTATATGATAACATCATCACATTTTCCCTTTCAAGACATGAACTAGATAGCTTTAAAAATAGCCAAGGTGGTAAAAAATTTATTGCTGCTCGTGATAAATTTAGAGACTATACAAGTAATGAAGGAGAATTTGGTGAAGTACTGCTCTACTGTTTTCTTGAGTCCCACCTTGATGCTCCAAAAATATTAACAAAACTTGAAATAAAGACTTCTAATAATGATTATGTAAAAGGGGCAGATGGGGTCCATTTGTTAAGGTTAAATGATGCCGATTTCCAGTTAGTTTTTGGAGAATCAAAACTAGATTCTGACTTAAAAAGTGGAATATATGACGCATTTAGATCAATAGCTGAATTTTTAGATGATAAAAAGAATAAAGTCAGATTTGAATCAAATTTGATAAATAGTCAGTTGGTAAAAGAATCAGTAGAGTCTTCAACATATGAATTTTTGAAAAAAATAATAATACCATCTGCAAATGAAGATGAATACAATATAGATAAGTCTTTTGGGATTTTCTTGGGCTTTGATATTGAAATTGATGATAAAATAAAAAATCTTAGTAATGCAGAATTTCGTCGATATTTAAGAGATACAACTAAAAAATCAGTTATTAGTTCTGTAGAAAGTATAAAAAAACAAATTGATAAAAAAAAATTGTGGGGATATACTTTTTATCTATATGTAGTTCCATTTACAGAATTGAAAGAAATAAGAAAGAACATAATTGAAAAATTAACCACTTAA
- the brxL gene encoding protease Lon-related BREX system protein BrxL yields the protein MPEADTDITTDRKLNTYFQGRVVRKDLTKLVKVGHNVPVYVLEYLLGANCATDDEELIEQGVRKVKNILSENYVRPDEAEKIKSKIRETGYYTIIDKVSVKLNEKRDIYEAVFSHLGLSKVQVDPEYVTKYDKLLGGGIWCIIKMEYSAEMLPSPFVIASLKPIQIPNINISEIIDQRKNFTKDEWIDVLLRSIGMEPTQLETPAKWHLLERLVPLIENNYNLCELGPRSTGKSHVFKEISPNSILISGGQTTVANLFYNMGTRQVGLVGLWDVVAFDEVAGIKFKDKDGIQIMKDYMASGSFARGKDQINANASIVFVGNINQSVSSMLKTSHLFVPFPEEMNNDSAFFDRMHYYLPGWEVPKFRPEHFTDRYGFIVDYLAEFLREMRKRSFTDVLFKYYKLGNNLNQRDVIAVKKTFSGLAKLIYPDENITKEDACEILEYALVGRRRVKEQLKRIGGMEFFDVNFSYIDNDDMEEHFVNVPEIGGNKIIPPGLTKPGQVYAVSATDSGKIGVYKTELQVVSGTGKYEPSGLSSNSKARESIRTAINYFKANAKSISQSISTKENDYFMNIQDLYGVGVSDGLALAGFISLCSGAMERPVQEQTAIIGTMTIGGSILNIENLSELLQVSLDAGAKRVLIPASSTSKLGTVPSDLLSKFQLSFYADPMDAVHKALYFSS from the coding sequence ATGCCAGAAGCAGACACAGACATAACAACTGACAGGAAACTGAACACATATTTCCAGGGCAGAGTGGTCAGGAAAGACCTGACAAAGCTGGTAAAAGTAGGTCACAATGTCCCTGTCTATGTCCTGGAATACCTGCTGGGTGCAAACTGCGCCACCGATGACGAAGAACTTATAGAGCAAGGTGTCAGGAAAGTCAAGAACATTCTCTCAGAGAACTACGTGCGTCCTGATGAAGCAGAGAAGATCAAATCCAAGATAAGAGAAACAGGCTACTATACCATTATCGATAAAGTCTCAGTAAAACTGAACGAAAAAAGAGATATCTACGAAGCTGTTTTTTCACACCTGGGCCTTTCCAAGGTACAAGTAGACCCGGAATATGTCACAAAGTACGACAAACTCCTGGGCGGTGGCATCTGGTGTATCATTAAAATGGAATACAGCGCTGAAATGCTTCCTTCACCTTTTGTTATTGCAAGCCTCAAACCCATACAGATCCCCAATATCAACATCTCAGAGATTATCGATCAGCGGAAGAACTTCACCAAGGATGAATGGATAGATGTGCTCCTGCGGTCCATAGGTATGGAGCCTACTCAACTGGAAACTCCTGCAAAATGGCATTTACTGGAAAGGCTCGTTCCTTTGATAGAGAACAACTACAATCTCTGTGAGCTTGGTCCAAGGAGCACAGGCAAATCACATGTGTTCAAAGAAATATCCCCTAATTCTATCCTCATCTCAGGTGGCCAGACAACGGTTGCTAATCTTTTCTACAACATGGGTACACGCCAGGTAGGGCTTGTGGGTCTGTGGGATGTTGTAGCCTTTGACGAGGTTGCAGGTATCAAGTTCAAGGACAAGGATGGCATCCAGATCATGAAGGATTACATGGCATCAGGTTCCTTTGCCCGTGGAAAGGACCAGATAAATGCCAATGCGTCCATTGTATTCGTAGGTAACATCAACCAGAGCGTTTCCTCGATGCTCAAAACCTCACATCTCTTCGTTCCTTTCCCTGAAGAGATGAACAACGACAGTGCATTTTTCGACAGGATGCATTACTATCTGCCAGGCTGGGAAGTTCCCAAGTTCAGACCCGAGCACTTCACTGACAGATATGGGTTCATAGTGGATTATCTGGCCGAGTTCCTGAGAGAGATGAGAAAACGGTCATTCACAGATGTCCTGTTCAAATACTACAAACTCGGTAACAACCTGAACCAGCGAGATGTTATCGCTGTCAAGAAAACGTTCTCAGGTCTTGCCAAGCTCATCTATCCCGATGAGAACATAACAAAAGAGGATGCCTGTGAGATCCTCGAATATGCACTTGTTGGAAGAAGAAGGGTCAAGGAGCAGCTGAAGAGAATAGGTGGCATGGAATTCTTCGATGTAAACTTCTCCTATATTGACAACGATGACATGGAAGAACACTTTGTCAATGTCCCAGAAATAGGTGGTAATAAGATAATTCCACCAGGCCTCACAAAACCCGGCCAGGTCTATGCTGTATCGGCAACCGATTCCGGGAAGATAGGGGTCTATAAAACAGAACTGCAGGTTGTCTCAGGTACCGGCAAGTACGAGCCCTCCGGTTTAAGCTCTAATTCAAAGGCCAGAGAATCCATAAGGACTGCTATCAACTACTTCAAGGCAAATGCAAAATCCATAAGCCAATCAATATCCACAAAGGAAAATGATTATTTCATGAATATACAGGATTTGTATGGAGTCGGTGTATCCGATGGCTTGGCCCTTGCAGGCTTCATAAGCCTGTGTTCAGGTGCCATGGAAAGGCCAGTCCAGGAGCAAACTGCCATTATCGGAACTATGACGATAGGAGGTTCGATACTGAATATAGAGAACCTGTCGGAGCTCTTGCAAGTATCCCTTGATGCAGGAGCCAAGAGGGTGTTGATTCCTGCTTCATCCACATCTAAATTGGGCACTGTGCCTTCAGACCTGCTGAGCAAATTCCAGTTGTCCTTCTATGCTGATCCGATGGATGCGGTGCATAAGGCGCTGTATTTTTCATCCTGA